From the genome of Triticum aestivum cultivar Chinese Spring chromosome 3B, IWGSC CS RefSeq v2.1, whole genome shotgun sequence, one region includes:
- the LOC123071832 gene encoding UDP-glucuronate:xylan alpha-glucuronosyltransferase 1: MGSLEARYRPAGAADDTAKRRTQKSKSFKEVEKFDVFVLEKSSGCKFRSLQLLLFAIMSAAFLTLLYTPSVYEHQLQSNSRFVNVGWIWDKTIPDPRYVSTMPVQWDDVYKTIESLNGGEQKLKVGLLNFNSTEFGSWTQLLPESEFSIIRLEHANESITWQTLYPEWIDEEEETEIPSCPSLPEPNFPRGTHFDVIAVKLPCTRVGGWSRDVARLHLQLSAAKLAVTAARGNRGVHVMFVTECFPLPNLFSCKNLKKHEGNAWLYRPDSKALKEKLRLPIGSCELAVPLKAKSRLFSVDRRREAYATILHSASEYVCGAIAAAQSIRQAGSTRDFVILVDDTISDHHRKGLESAGWKVRIIERIRNPKAERDAYNEWNYSKFRLWQLTDYDKIIFIDADLLILRNIDFLFTMPEISATGNNATLFNSGVMVIEPSNCTFQLLMNHINEITSYNGGDQGYLNEIFTWWHRIPKHMNFLKHFWEGDEEEVKAKKTQLFGANPPILYVLHYLGRKPWLCFRDYDCNWNVPILREFASDIAHTRWWKVHDKMPKKLQSYCLLRSRLKAGLEWERRQAEKANFTDGHWKRNITDKRLKICFEKFCFWESMLWHWGEAPNNSTKKASTPALPAATLSSS; the protein is encoded by the exons ATGGGCTCCCTGGAGGCGCGGTACCGGCCGGCCGGAGCAGC TGATGACACAGCTAAAAGAAGGACCCAGAAAAGCAAAAGTTTCAAAGAGGTTGAAAAGTTTGATGTATTTGTTCTAGAGAAAAGCTCCGGCTGCAAGTTCCGATCCTTGCAACTTTTGCTCTTCGCTATCATGTCTGCTGCGTTTCTGACACTTCTATACACTCCGTCTGTGTACGAGCATCAGTTGCAGTCCAATTCTCG GTTTGTTAATGTTGGATGGATATGGGATAAGACTATCCCTGATCCGCGATATGTATCTACTATGCCTGTTCAGTGGGATGATGTGTATAAAACTATCGAAAGTCTGAATGGTGGTGAGCAGAAGCTCAAGGTCGGACTCTTGAATTTTAACAGCACTGAGTTTGGGTCTTGGACACAATTGCTCCCAGAAAGTGAGTTTTCGATCATAAGGTTGGAGCATGCTAATGAAAGCATTACCTGGCAGACACTGTACCCTGAATGGATTGATGAGGAGGAAGAAACAGAGATACCATCTTGTCCATCGCTTCCAGAGCCTAATTTCCCAAGAGGGACACACTTTGATGTTATTGCTGTGAAGCTTCCCTGTACCCGAGTTGGCGGGTGGTCCAGAGATGTTGCGCGGTTGCATCTGCAGTTGTCAGCAGCAAAATTGGCCGTGACTGCCGCAAGAGGCAACCGGGGGGTACATGTGATGTTTGTGACGGAGTGCTTCCCTCTTCCTAATCTCTTCTCTTGCAAGAATCTTAAGAAACATGAAGGCAATGCTTGGTTATACAGGCCTGACTCGAAGGCATTAAAGGAGAAGCTTAGACTTCCGATTGGATCTTGTGAGCTTGCTGTTCCACTCAAAGCAAAAT CAAGACTTTTCTCGGTAGACCGACGCAGAGAAGCATATGCTACCATACTGCATTCAGCAAGCGAGTATGTCTGTGGTGCAATTGCAGCAGCTCAAAGCATTCGTCAAGCAGGATCAACaagggactttgttattcttgtCGACGACACCATAAGTGACCATCACCGGAAGGGCCTTGAATCTGCGGGCTGGAAGGTGAGAATAATCGAGAGGATCCGGAACCCAAAGGCTGAGCGTGATGCTTACAATGAGTGGAACTACAGCAAATTCCGGTTGTGGCAGCTGACGGATTATGACAAGATCATATTCATAGATGCTGATCTGCTCATCCTGAGGAACATTGATTTCCTGTTTACAATGCCGGAAATCAGTGCAACCGGCAACAATGCAACACTCTTCAACTCTGGTGTCATGGTTATCGAACCTTCAAACTGCACATTCCAGCTGTTAATGAATCACATCAACGAGATCACATCTTACAATGGTGGTGATCAGGGATACTTGAACGAGATATTCACATGGTGGCATCGGATTCCAAAGCACATGAATTTCCTGAAGCATTTCTGGGAGGGTGACGAAGAGGAGGTGAAGGCGAAGAAGACCCAGCTGTTTGGCGCCAACCCGCCAATCCTCTACGTCCTCCACTACCTGGGCCGCAAGCCGTGGCTATGCTTCCGGGACTATGACTGCAACTGGAACGTTCCGATACTGCGGGAGTTTGCCAGCGACATTGCGCACACGCGCTGGTGGAAGGTGCATGACAAGATGCCCAAGAAGCTCCAGAGCTACTGCCTCCTGAGATCAAGGCTGAAGGCCGGGCTGGAGTGGGAGCGGAGGCAGGCGGAGAAGGCCAACTTCACCGACGGGCACTGGAAGCGGAACATCACCGACAAGAGGCTCAAGATTTGCTTTGAGAAGTTCTGCTTCTGGGAGAGCATGCTGTGGCACTGGGGCGAGGCCCCCAACAACTCGACGAAGAAGGCCTCGACGCCGGCGCTGCCCGCCGCGACCCTGTCGAGCTCGTGA